A genomic stretch from Candidatus Poribacteria bacterium includes:
- the polA gene encoding DNA polymerase I, producing MRKLYLLDGMALAYRAYFVFIRNPMLNSKGFNTAAIHGYATTLLQVLEHEKPTHIAVAFDTPEPTQRHIEYPEYKAQREAMPEDLSASLPYVFRLTEAFNIPALRMPGYEADDVIGTLARRAERDGFQTYMVTPDKDYAQLVDENTFVLKPGKSGDGTEVIGIPQVLEQWGIERVEQVIDVLALWGDSSDNVPGVPGIGEKTAKALVAKYGSVEGLLANTAELKGKQKENVEAFADQARLCKRLVTIDCDVPVTVGMDDLTVREPNRDALLELFHELEFRSLGKRVFGDAYELALTTAAPAAAADDDADDANGDDEAGEDEIVDEEAGDAVAITGPVRTIEDTLHTYTVVDTHEARRALADDLATRERFCFDIETTGLHRSAEPIGLAFSYSPETGFYVPLPVEPSAIQATLETFRPVFENPAIEKVGHNIKFDLAVLKRQGIEVAGVLYDTMIAHALIEPSMRHSMDYLSQVYLGYKPVSIESLIGERGPEQKSMRDVPIPAVAEYAAEDADVTFQLRGSLDPLIDERNARRIFAEVETPLLPALVSMEHAGVRLDVQALRDLSATLAVEIVDLEKRIYEAAGMEFHIDSPKQLGEVLFDVLKLEDKPKKTRTGQYSTREQILTRLADRHEIVELVLRFREYRKLKSTYVDMLPGCVSPETGRVHTHYNQLVTATGRIQSHGPNLQNIPIRTERGREIRRAFVPREDGYRILAADYSQIELRIVAELSHDDAMIAAFRNEADIHSETASRVFGVSTSDVNAEQRRKAKMVNFGVTYGMTAFGLGQRLNIPRKEAGEIIDAYFAQYPGVRGYMTSVVEFAREKGYVETLLGRRRYLRDINSKNATARSGEERNAINTPIQGTAADMIKIAMANIHRELRERNLRTLMLLQVHDELVFDLYEPERDEVMELVERCMKSAIPMAVPIVVEMGVGANWLDAH from the coding sequence ATGAGAAAGCTCTATCTCCTCGACGGCATGGCGCTCGCCTACCGCGCCTACTTCGTGTTCATCCGCAACCCGATGCTCAACTCGAAGGGCTTCAACACAGCCGCCATCCACGGCTACGCGACGACCCTCCTGCAGGTGCTTGAACACGAGAAACCGACCCATATCGCTGTCGCGTTCGACACGCCCGAGCCGACGCAGCGCCACATCGAGTACCCCGAGTACAAGGCGCAGCGCGAGGCGATGCCCGAAGACCTGAGCGCGTCGCTGCCCTACGTCTTCCGGCTGACCGAGGCGTTCAACATCCCCGCGCTGCGGATGCCGGGCTACGAGGCAGACGACGTCATCGGCACGCTCGCCCGACGCGCGGAACGCGACGGGTTCCAGACCTACATGGTCACGCCCGACAAGGACTATGCCCAGCTCGTCGACGAGAACACGTTCGTGCTCAAGCCCGGCAAGTCCGGCGACGGAACCGAGGTCATCGGCATCCCACAGGTGTTGGAGCAATGGGGCATCGAGCGCGTCGAGCAGGTGATCGACGTCCTCGCGCTCTGGGGCGACAGCTCAGATAACGTCCCCGGCGTTCCCGGCATCGGCGAGAAGACGGCGAAGGCGCTCGTCGCGAAGTACGGCTCCGTCGAAGGCTTGCTGGCGAACACGGCCGAGCTGAAGGGCAAGCAGAAGGAGAATGTCGAAGCCTTCGCCGACCAGGCGCGGCTCTGCAAGCGGCTCGTGACCATCGACTGCGATGTGCCCGTCACTGTCGGCATGGACGATCTGACGGTTCGCGAACCCAATCGCGATGCGCTCCTGGAGCTCTTCCATGAGCTCGAGTTCCGCTCGCTGGGCAAGCGCGTCTTCGGCGACGCCTACGAGCTCGCCCTCACGACCGCCGCTCCCGCTGCCGCAGCCGACGACGATGCGGACGACGCCAACGGCGACGATGAGGCGGGCGAAGACGAGATCGTCGATGAGGAAGCCGGAGACGCGGTCGCCATCACGGGCCCCGTGCGGACCATCGAGGACACACTCCACACGTACACCGTCGTCGACACGCACGAGGCGCGTCGGGCGCTCGCCGATGACCTGGCGACCCGCGAGCGCTTCTGCTTCGACATCGAGACGACGGGTCTGCATCGGTCGGCGGAACCCATCGGCTTGGCGTTTTCGTATTCGCCGGAAACCGGCTTCTACGTCCCACTGCCCGTTGAGCCGTCGGCGATCCAGGCGACACTGGAGACGTTCCGCCCTGTCTTCGAGAACCCAGCCATCGAGAAGGTGGGTCACAACATCAAGTTCGACCTGGCGGTGCTGAAACGCCAAGGCATCGAGGTCGCCGGGGTGCTCTACGACACGATGATCGCCCACGCGCTCATCGAGCCGTCGATGCGCCACAGCATGGACTACCTCTCGCAGGTCTACCTCGGCTACAAGCCGGTCTCCATCGAGTCGCTCATCGGAGAGCGAGGTCCCGAGCAGAAGTCGATGCGCGACGTGCCGATTCCCGCCGTCGCGGAGTACGCGGCGGAGGACGCCGACGTGACGTTCCAGTTGCGGGGCTCGCTCGATCCGCTGATCGACGAGAGGAACGCGCGCCGCATCTTCGCCGAAGTCGAGACGCCGCTGCTGCCGGCGCTCGTCTCGATGGAGCACGCGGGCGTCCGTCTGGATGTTCAGGCTCTGCGCGACCTGTCCGCGACGCTCGCCGTCGAGATCGTCGACCTGGAGAAGCGCATCTACGAAGCCGCCGGCATGGAGTTCCATATCGACTCGCCGAAGCAGCTCGGTGAAGTGCTCTTCGATGTCCTCAAGCTCGAAGACAAGCCGAAAAAGACGCGCACGGGTCAGTATTCGACGCGGGAGCAAATCCTGACGCGCCTCGCCGACCGGCATGAGATCGTCGAGTTGGTGCTGCGGTTCCGCGAGTACCGCAAGCTCAAGTCGACCTACGTGGACATGCTTCCGGGCTGCGTGTCGCCGGAGACGGGGCGCGTCCACACGCACTACAACCAGCTCGTGACGGCGACCGGTCGCATCCAATCCCACGGGCCCAACCTGCAGAACATTCCCATTCGAACGGAACGCGGCAGGGAGATCCGGCGGGCGTTCGTTCCGCGCGAGGACGGTTATCGGATTCTCGCGGCGGACTACTCGCAGATCGAGCTCCGCATCGTCGCCGAATTGAGCCACGACGACGCGATGATCGCCGCGTTCCGGAACGAGGCGGACATCCATAGCGAGACAGCGTCACGCGTCTTCGGTGTGTCCACGTCCGACGTGAACGCCGAGCAGCGACGCAAAGCGAAGATGGTCAACTTCGGCGTGACCTACGGCATGACGGCGTTCGGCTTGGGGCAGCGGCTCAACATCCCGCGCAAGGAAGCAGGCGAGATCATCGACGCGTACTTCGCTCAATACCCTGGCGTGCGAGGATACATGACATCCGTCGTCGAGTTCGCAAGGGAAAAAGGCTACGTCGAAACGCTTTTGGGAAGACGCCGCTACCTCCGCGACATCAACTCGAAGAACGCCACGGCGCGAAGCGGCGAGGAGCGGAACGCCATCAACACGCCCATCCAAGGAACCGCCGCCGACATGATCAAGATTGCGATGGCGAACATCCACCGGGAACTCCGAGAGCGGAACCTGCGGACGCTCATGCTTCTGCAAGTCCACGACGAGCTCGTGTTCGACCTCTACGAGCCGGAGCGCGACGAGGTCATGGAACTCGTCGAACGATGCATGAAGTCGGCGATACCGATGGCGGTTCCCATCGTCGTCGAGATGGGAGTCGGCGCCAACTGGCTCGACGCGCACTGA
- a CDS encoding CRTAC1 family protein, with translation MGRAAGYSLSSALSVLWLLGVSPVPTDARSFPTFVDATDESGIDFRHFDGRTGRKYLPETLGSGAAFFDYDGDGWLDLYVVNGADLPGSSTFPPPTNRLYRNLGDGTFADVTASSGTGDTGYGFGCAVADYDNDGDLDLYVTNLGRNVLYRNNGDGTFSDVSSFAGVADDRWSTSAAFGDYDGDGWLDLFVVNYMRYEFHGTAAAMIAGQPTYRSPVDQLPGSEFVPESPVLYRNNHDGTFTDVTDTAGVNRPGIGLAVAVGDYDNDDDPDIAVANDMERDTLYRNNGDGTFADMTMTAGTGYDENGIPGSGMGASFGDYDNDGDLDLLVSNASSMPAILYRNDGDGMFTDVGWQSGVAVATLPWFKWSAEWFDADLDGWLDILVVNGHLQDNIAEFTDQQYAQRLTLLRNRGDGTFSDVAREAGLLALPPTVGRGAALGDYDNDGDTDVFVVNSNAPPTLLRNDGSDASEWLMVRVVGTAERTADGARVTVTAGGITQTREARGVGSYLSARDDRLLFGLGDNRVASVAIRFPDISTAQASDVPSRHLVEFVRGAGSRVTELRAVRRKTR, from the coding sequence GTGGGACGCGCAGCCGGATACTCGCTGAGCTCGGCGCTCTCCGTTCTCTGGCTCCTCGGCGTTTCCCCTGTCCCAACGGACGCACGGTCCTTCCCGACGTTCGTCGACGCGACGGACGAGAGCGGCATCGATTTCCGCCATTTCGACGGCAGAACCGGGCGCAAGTACCTGCCGGAGACACTCGGTTCCGGCGCGGCGTTCTTCGACTACGACGGCGACGGGTGGCTCGACCTCTACGTCGTCAACGGAGCCGATCTGCCCGGCTCATCGACGTTCCCGCCTCCCACGAACCGCCTCTACCGCAACCTGGGCGACGGAACCTTCGCCGACGTGACCGCCTCCTCCGGCACGGGCGACACGGGCTACGGCTTCGGCTGCGCCGTCGCGGACTACGATAACGACGGCGACCTCGACCTCTACGTGACCAACTTGGGGCGGAACGTCCTCTATCGCAACAACGGCGACGGGACGTTCTCGGACGTCTCGTCCTTCGCCGGCGTTGCGGACGATCGGTGGAGCACGAGCGCCGCCTTTGGCGACTACGATGGCGACGGATGGCTCGACCTGTTCGTCGTCAACTACATGCGGTACGAGTTCCATGGCACGGCAGCGGCGATGATCGCCGGTCAGCCCACCTATCGCAGCCCGGTCGATCAGCTTCCCGGCAGCGAGTTCGTGCCGGAGTCCCCGGTTCTCTACCGCAACAACCACGACGGAACTTTCACGGACGTGACCGACACGGCGGGAGTGAACCGACCGGGCATCGGGCTCGCCGTCGCCGTGGGCGACTACGACAATGACGACGACCCGGACATCGCCGTCGCCAACGACATGGAGCGCGACACGCTCTATCGCAACAACGGAGATGGCACGTTCGCCGACATGACAATGACTGCCGGCACGGGGTACGACGAGAACGGCATCCCCGGTAGCGGCATGGGCGCATCGTTCGGCGACTACGACAACGACGGTGACCTCGATCTCCTGGTCAGCAATGCGTCGTCGATGCCCGCGATCTTGTACCGCAACGACGGTGACGGCATGTTCACCGACGTGGGCTGGCAGTCCGGGGTCGCCGTCGCGACGCTGCCGTGGTTCAAGTGGTCTGCAGAGTGGTTCGACGCCGACCTGGACGGCTGGCTCGACATTCTCGTCGTGAACGGCCACCTGCAGGACAACATCGCGGAATTCACGGATCAGCAGTACGCGCAGCGCCTGACCTTGCTTCGGAACCGAGGGGATGGGACATTCTCGGACGTCGCGCGCGAGGCGGGTCTGCTCGCGCTCCCGCCGACGGTCGGCAGAGGAGCCGCCCTCGGAGACTACGACAACGACGGCGACACGGACGTCTTCGTCGTCAACTCGAATGCGCCACCGACGTTGCTGCGGAACGACGGCTCCGATGCGTCCGAGTGGCTGATGGTCCGAGTTGTGGGCACGGCGGAACGAACGGCAGATGGAGCGCGTGTGACGGTCACGGCGGGTGGCATCACGCAGACGCGAGAAGCCCGCGGCGTAGGGAGCTACCTATCGGCACGCGACGACCGACTGCTCTTCGGTCTCGGTGACAACCGCGTGGCATCGGTCGCCATCCGGTTCCCCGATATCTCGACTGCCCAGGCGTCCGATGTTCCGTCGCGTCACCTGGTCGAGTTCGTTCGCGGAGCCGGCTCGCGCGTGACGGAGCTGCGGGCGGTTCGGCGCAAGACACGATAG
- a CDS encoding acetate/propionate family kinase, which translates to MKILVSNVGSSSYKFQLLDMATERVLARGGVERIGNAPSAYKYSGGPEVQGTIDAPNHLAAIRHAVDYLLDASEGDPILSSLDDVDGVGFKTVFAKGITSSALIDESVIAAMEALIPVVPVHNPAYIASIRAFQELAPGKPLGAVFETWFHESMPDYAREFGVPRAWVRDFGIRRYGFHGASHRFVSQRVPQILAEKGVAYDAASLRVISCHLGGSSSLCAIRGGKSVDTSMGFSAQSGVLQGTRCGDMDPFVPLYVMDVGGLTRQEVERALMKDAGLAGVSGVGSDMRDIIKAADEGNADAKLALDTYHYGVKKTIGGYAAALGGVDVLAFTGGIGEKGWENREAICDGLAFLGIELDAVKSRALRGEGNIASVDSRVPILVVPANEELIVARETARLIAAAS; encoded by the coding sequence ATGAAGATCCTCGTCTCGAACGTCGGCAGCTCGTCCTACAAGTTCCAGCTTCTCGACATGGCAACGGAACGCGTCCTCGCGCGCGGCGGCGTCGAGCGCATCGGAAACGCGCCGTCCGCGTACAAGTACTCGGGCGGGCCCGAAGTCCAGGGAACCATCGACGCTCCAAACCATCTCGCGGCGATCCGCCACGCCGTCGATTACTTGCTCGACGCGTCTGAGGGCGACCCCATCCTGTCCAGCCTCGACGACGTGGACGGCGTCGGGTTCAAGACTGTCTTCGCCAAGGGCATCACGTCCTCGGCGTTGATCGACGAGTCGGTCATCGCAGCGATGGAAGCCCTCATCCCCGTCGTTCCCGTCCACAACCCAGCCTACATCGCCTCGATCCGGGCGTTCCAAGAGCTCGCTCCGGGCAAGCCGCTCGGAGCCGTCTTCGAGACGTGGTTCCACGAGTCGATGCCCGACTACGCGCGCGAGTTCGGCGTCCCGCGAGCCTGGGTGCGCGACTTCGGCATCCGCCGGTACGGGTTCCACGGGGCGTCCCATCGGTTCGTGTCGCAGCGCGTGCCGCAGATACTGGCGGAAAAGGGCGTCGCGTACGACGCCGCGAGTCTGCGTGTCATCTCGTGCCACCTCGGCGGGAGCTCGTCGCTCTGTGCCATCCGGGGCGGGAAGTCGGTCGACACGAGCATGGGATTCAGCGCCCAGAGCGGGGTGCTCCAGGGAACTCGTTGCGGCGACATGGACCCGTTCGTGCCGCTCTACGTGATGGATGTCGGCGGACTGACGCGCCAGGAGGTCGAGCGCGCGCTGATGAAGGACGCGGGTCTTGCCGGCGTCTCCGGGGTCGGCAGCGACATGCGCGACATCATCAAAGCCGCCGACGAGGGGAACGCCGACGCCAAGCTCGCGCTGGACACCTACCACTACGGCGTCAAGAAGACCATCGGGGGCTACGCGGCGGCGCTCGGCGGCGTGGACGTTCTCGCCTTCACCGGCGGGATCGGAGAGAAGGGCTGGGAGAACCGCGAAGCGATCTGCGACGGTCTGGCGTTCCTGGGCATTGAACTCGACGCGGTCAAGAGCCGAGCCCTCCGGGGGGAAGGCAACATCGCCTCCGTCGACTCCCGCGTGCCGATCCTCGTCGTTCCCGCCAATGAAGAGCTGATCGTCGCCCGCGAGACCGCGCGGCTCATCGCGGCAGCAAGCTGA
- a CDS encoding aminoglycoside phosphotransferase family protein, with the protein MGTGGGLGEVVLGKRIAEGRMAELFALDESRVVKLFRPDWGMDEAESEARRARLVWESGVPTPQPLGVVEACGRAGIVFERVHGREMAAAIRPWNVRRLARSFADLHVEMHSRSAPSLPDQRPLLERKIRHADALPDAWRDAALCSLAALPTGDVFCHGDFHPKNVMMTRSGATIIDCDCVTQGNGLADAARSILILELAARYRRPPVVASVVSRTIRRFIREYRSRYMETTGVGAQDVGAWRLVVAAGRLSERIEVERGILLGMVRKAVEASSVGVGDGSAAG; encoded by the coding sequence ATGGGCACTGGCGGAGGGCTGGGCGAAGTCGTTCTCGGCAAGCGCATCGCCGAAGGCCGCATGGCGGAACTGTTTGCCCTTGACGAGAGCCGCGTCGTCAAGCTCTTCCGCCCCGACTGGGGCATGGACGAAGCGGAGTCCGAGGCGCGGCGCGCTCGGTTGGTGTGGGAATCAGGCGTCCCGACGCCGCAGCCGCTCGGCGTCGTCGAGGCGTGCGGCAGAGCCGGTATCGTCTTTGAGCGCGTCCACGGTCGCGAGATGGCGGCGGCGATCCGGCCCTGGAACGTACGACGACTCGCGCGCTCGTTTGCCGATCTCCACGTCGAGATGCACTCCCGGTCGGCTCCCAGCCTCCCGGATCAGCGACCCCTGCTTGAACGGAAGATACGGCACGCCGACGCGCTCCCCGACGCGTGGCGCGACGCCGCCCTCTGCTCCCTCGCCGCCCTCCCGACCGGCGACGTGTTCTGCCACGGCGACTTCCACCCCAAGAACGTGATGATGACTCGCTCCGGAGCCACGATCATCGACTGCGATTGTGTCACGCAGGGGAACGGGCTGGCGGATGCGGCGAGGTCGATCCTGATTCTGGAGCTCGCAGCGAGATATCGGCGACCCCCAGTCGTCGCCAGTGTCGTATCGCGGACGATCCGGCGGTTCATCCGAGAGTACCGGAGCCGCTACATGGAAACCACCGGCGTGGGAGCGCAAGACGTAGGGGCTTGGCGGCTCGTCGTTGCGGCAGGGAGACTCAGCGAGCGCATCGAGGTCGAGCGCGGCATCCTGCTGGGAATGGTTCGCAAGGCGGTCGAGGCTAGCTCGGTTGGAGTCGGAGATGGCTCCGCAGCGGGATGA
- a CDS encoding FtsX-like permease family protein, which translates to MRYLFGESLLNIRHSGAVGVLAVFIVALTTVLFGALSLIQNVVRGEVARFEDNPAMVAFIEDTVPDSDVQALGTALESLPGVARIVIVSKDQALARSRDIFGEQSDLLLEGFERDNPLPRSVEIYPLPQSRRTQTLDALETHLKTLPGVESVLYEQRDIAIMQQVKGVVFLLGVLVALISVVVISFSIMLTIYARRDELAILQLVGATIGFIRAPLVLQGCFEGLIGSEIGMGLFYLLFRRFGPGVGLVEFLSAEQILTITGGATAVGLIAALIPLRSHLRLQPS; encoded by the coding sequence ATGAGGTATCTCTTCGGCGAATCGCTCCTGAACATCCGGCACAGCGGCGCGGTCGGCGTGCTCGCAGTGTTCATCGTCGCGTTGACGACGGTGCTCTTCGGGGCGCTGAGCCTCATCCAGAACGTCGTGCGGGGCGAAGTGGCGCGGTTCGAAGACAATCCGGCGATGGTCGCGTTCATCGAGGACACGGTGCCGGACAGCGATGTGCAAGCGTTGGGAACCGCGCTGGAATCGCTGCCGGGCGTCGCGCGGATCGTCATCGTGTCGAAGGATCAGGCGCTTGCGCGCAGCCGCGACATCTTCGGTGAGCAGAGCGATCTGCTGCTCGAAGGCTTCGAGCGGGACAACCCGCTGCCACGATCCGTCGAAATCTACCCGCTGCCGCAGTCCCGGAGAACGCAGACGCTGGACGCCCTCGAAACACACTTGAAGACGCTGCCCGGCGTAGAGAGCGTTCTCTACGAACAACGCGACATCGCCATCATGCAGCAGGTGAAGGGCGTCGTGTTCCTTCTCGGCGTGCTCGTCGCGCTCATCTCGGTGGTGGTCATCTCGTTCTCGATCATGCTGACGATCTACGCGAGGCGCGATGAGCTGGCGATCTTGCAGCTCGTCGGCGCGACCATCGGCTTCATCCGCGCGCCCCTGGTGCTTCAGGGATGCTTCGAGGGGCTGATCGGCAGCGAGATCGGCATGGGGCTTTTCTACCTGCTGTTCCGCCGGTTCGGACCGGGCGTCGGCTTGGTCGAGTTCCTGTCGGCGGAGCAGATTCTCACAATCACCGGCGGAGCCACCGCCGTCGGGCTGATCGCCGCCCTCATCCCGCTGCGGAGCCATCTCCGACTCCAACCGAGCTAG
- the ftsE gene encoding cell division ATP-binding protein FtsE — protein sequence MSAQPIIQIEHVTMRYGRHEPVLNDVSCDILPGEFVFIVGASGAGKTTLLRLLFRDLLPTKGRVVIGGQDIDSLRPRQLAHFRRRVGVVFQDFKLLPHRTVHQNVSLALRVARKPRREIREAVDRMLTRVSLTHRRDGIPEEISGGEQQRVAIARAMVGNPAILLADEPTGNLDHRLASDIYDLFEGFNLRGTTVLIATHDLSSAVERGKRVIRIDRGTLREGLA from the coding sequence ATGAGCGCTCAGCCCATCATCCAGATCGAGCACGTCACGATGCGCTACGGACGGCATGAGCCCGTCCTGAACGACGTGTCGTGCGACATCCTGCCCGGAGAGTTCGTCTTCATCGTCGGCGCGAGCGGCGCGGGCAAGACGACGCTGCTTCGGCTCCTGTTCCGCGACCTGCTGCCCACGAAGGGGCGCGTCGTCATCGGCGGGCAGGACATTGATTCGCTCCGCCCCCGTCAGTTGGCGCACTTCCGTCGGCGCGTCGGGGTCGTGTTCCAGGACTTCAAGCTCCTGCCGCATCGAACGGTTCACCAAAACGTGTCCCTGGCGTTGCGCGTCGCCCGGAAGCCGCGCCGCGAGATACGGGAAGCCGTTGATCGCATGCTGACGCGGGTCAGCCTGACGCACCGGCGCGACGGCATACCGGAGGAGATCTCCGGCGGCGAGCAGCAGCGAGTCGCCATTGCTCGCGCCATGGTGGGGAACCCCGCCATCTTGTTGGCGGACGAGCCGACCGGGAACCTGGACCATCGGCTCGCGTCAGACATCTACGACCTGTTCGAGGGCTTCAACCTGCGCGGTACGACCGTTCTCATCGCGACGCATGACCTGTCGAGCGCCGTCGAACGGGGCAAGCGCGTCATCCGCATCGACCGCGGCACGCTCCGCGAGGGCTTGGCATGA
- a CDS encoding zinc ribbon domain-containing protein encodes MPIYEYECASCGKHFSLLRRVSDDDRTIECPECQTAHPKRLYSTFAASAGAAKPTCSLSPKGCSPSGPFR; translated from the coding sequence ATGCCAATCTATGAGTACGAATGCGCGTCGTGCGGGAAGCATTTCTCACTGCTACGCCGTGTCTCGGATGACGACCGCACGATCGAGTGCCCCGAGTGCCAGACGGCTCACCCGAAGCGGCTGTACTCCACGTTCGCCGCTTCTGCCGGCGCTGCCAAACCGACGTGTTCGCTCTCGCCGAAGGGCTGCAGCCCAAGCGGGCCCTTCCGGTGA
- a CDS encoding TonB family protein — MLSDGRRVEGSRGNAPSPRSRCSPHSERVPDLCTGVRIMVNDSAAAEVLQALASGYHTVDAHAPDRAPNWESLVRRRSRRMAIAAVLSACLHLLGALALSVVIIVQKSELITAITADVLPSTPPKVVKRMMTHRRTPPPLVAQTSSIATPDPTPGRQPIFNTRSVFTAVTASVDTPTALVRAQGAPDVSPMRPPARVPTSPVATIATQPPAWAPRSVSAAPARIDEAFPGLSSVVAAVTPESSANRIAPQYLDAIRRRIEKFQRYPRFAREAGLEGTTNVLFLVRRDGTVSSVEVQGSSGSKVLDDAAVSAIREASPFPAFPAEQTGDSLRILIPVVFELKEPRGS, encoded by the coding sequence ATGCTGTCCGATGGACGGCGGGTCGAAGGATCGCGCGGGAACGCGCCGTCGCCTCGTTCTCGGTGTTCGCCGCATTCGGAACGTGTTCCCGATCTGTGCACAGGTGTTCGGATCATGGTCAACGACAGCGCTGCGGCTGAGGTTCTACAGGCACTGGCATCCGGCTATCATACGGTCGATGCGCACGCGCCGGACCGTGCGCCGAACTGGGAGAGCCTCGTGCGTCGACGCTCGCGCCGCATGGCAATCGCGGCAGTCCTCTCCGCGTGCCTCCACCTGCTGGGAGCCCTCGCGCTGAGCGTCGTGATCATCGTCCAGAAGTCTGAGCTCATCACGGCGATCACAGCGGACGTCCTGCCATCCACGCCTCCCAAGGTCGTCAAGCGGATGATGACCCATCGCCGGACGCCGCCGCCCCTCGTCGCACAGACGTCATCCATCGCGACGCCGGATCCGACGCCCGGTCGGCAGCCGATCTTCAACACTCGATCCGTCTTCACCGCCGTCACGGCGTCGGTCGATACGCCGACGGCGCTGGTCCGCGCGCAGGGCGCTCCTGACGTGTCGCCGATGCGACCTCCCGCCCGCGTTCCGACGAGTCCGGTCGCGACCATCGCCACGCAACCGCCGGCATGGGCTCCGCGCTCGGTTTCGGCAGCGCCCGCGAGGATCGACGAGGCGTTTCCGGGGCTTTCGTCCGTGGTGGCGGCGGTAACGCCCGAATCGTCCGCGAACCGCATCGCGCCCCAGTATCTCGACGCGATCCGACGCCGCATCGAGAAGTTCCAGCGGTATCCACGGTTTGCGCGCGAAGCCGGGCTCGAGGGCACAACGAACGTCCTGTTCCTCGTCCGCCGCGACGGGACGGTGAGCAGCGTCGAGGTGCAAGGGTCCTCCGGCTCCAAGGTGCTGGACGATGCCGCCGTTTCGGCGATCCGAGAGGCGTCGCCGTTCCCCGCGTTCCCCGCCGAGCAAACCGGGGACTCGCTGCGAATCCTGATTCCGGTCGTGTTCGAGCTGAAGGAACCTCGCGGGTCCTGA
- a CDS encoding terpene cyclase/mutase family protein, whose protein sequence is MRENPMKRVQWIATAIAWFAVASLVPVEAQTRADLAAVDRAIDNGLKWLATQSDAKGIWRSEYGPGVSGLVATAFLRHPKGTYTADSPQVKRALDWFVSLQNADGSIYDAKSQLPLPNYSTSTALMALAASKNARYATAIRRAQEYIMRSQVDEGEGAQPEDSNYGGIGYGSNPNRNDLSNLSMALTALRDSGTSADAAVWDKAIKFLSRLQNNSETNDESWSTDDGGFIYALGKNEPPESKAGNDAQGRPRSYATMTYAGVMSMIYANVKRDDPRVQAAVKWLSQHWNLEENEPIGKQGLYYGYQTMAKALAAYGSPTFTTASGQKIDWYQALSQQLIKSQTPTGAWPPNEADRWYEGDPVLVTAYSILALEAGYPKTK, encoded by the coding sequence ATGAGGGAGAACCCGATGAAACGCGTGCAATGGATCGCGACCGCCATCGCCTGGTTCGCGGTTGCGTCGCTGGTTCCCGTCGAAGCGCAGACCCGAGCCGATCTCGCCGCCGTCGATCGCGCCATCGACAACGGGCTCAAGTGGCTCGCGACCCAGAGCGACGCCAAGGGCATCTGGCGCAGCGAGTACGGTCCGGGCGTATCCGGGCTCGTGGCAACGGCGTTCCTGCGCCATCCCAAGGGCACGTACACCGCGGACAGCCCTCAGGTGAAGCGCGCGCTCGACTGGTTCGTCAGCCTCCAGAACGCCGACGGGTCCATCTACGACGCCAAGAGCCAACTCCCGCTGCCCAACTACAGCACGTCCACGGCGTTGATGGCGCTCGCTGCCTCCAAGAACGCGCGCTACGCCACGGCGATCCGGCGCGCGCAGGAATACATCATGCGCTCGCAAGTCGATGAGGGAGAGGGCGCACAGCCGGAGGATTCCAACTACGGTGGGATCGGATACGGCAGCAATCCGAACCGAAACGACCTGTCGAACCTGTCGATGGCGCTGACGGCGCTGCGCGACAGCGGCACATCGGCGGACGCCGCCGTCTGGGACAAGGCGATCAAGTTCCTGAGCCGTCTCCAGAACAACAGCGAGACGAACGACGAGTCCTGGTCCACCGACGACGGCGGGTTCATCTACGCGCTGGGTAAGAACGAGCCGCCGGAGAGCAAGGCGGGCAACGACGCCCAGGGACGACCCCGCTCCTACGCGACGATGACCTACGCGGGCGTCATGAGCATGATCTACGCCAACGTCAAACGGGACGATCCGCGCGTTCAGGCGGCGGTCAAGTGGCTCAGCCAGCACTGGAACCTGGAAGAGAACGAGCCCATCGGAAAGCAGGGACTCTACTACGGCTACCAGACGATGGCGAAGGCGCTCGCCGCTTACGGGTCGCCGACCTTCACGACGGCATCCGGGCAGAAGATCGACTGGTATCAAGCCCTGTCGCAGCAACTGATCAAGTCTCAGACGCCGACCGGGGCGTGGCCCCCCAACGAAGCGGATCGCTGGTACGAGGGCGATCCGGTGCTCGTCACGGCGTACAGCATTCTCGCCCTCGAGGCGGGTTACCCGAAGACGAAGTAG